The Lycium barbarum isolate Lr01 chromosome 9, ASM1917538v2, whole genome shotgun sequence genome has a segment encoding these proteins:
- the LOC132611602 gene encoding DEK domain-containing chromatin-associated protein 2-like, whose translation MTMKEGEREAGEMEEKLGQREREKRERTEEAEKEKKRKRNRKGLDLVLKKKEKPKSVKKDNPAKSPKSSTKSTKMSSSTASKRGASGAASLASPKIQKLEKNKKQQEGSHFDVDLMHRKAEVKAIITDVINTMSDEEEGDDPEAGDEDDEEKNQDLVLKKKEKPKSVKKDNPAKSPKSSTKSTKMSSSTASKRGASGAAWLASPKIQKLEKNKKQQEGSHFNVDLMHRKAEVKAIITDVINTMSDEEEGDDPEVGDEDDEEKNQGDDSDA comes from the exons ATGACGATGAAGGAAGGAGAAAGGGAGGCGGGTGAGATGGAGGAGAAATTAGGGCAAAGGGAGAGGGAAAAGAGAGAGAGGACAGAGGAGgcggagaaagaaaagaaaagaaagagaaatagGAAGGGGTTAg ATCTTGTTCTAAAGAAAAAAGAGAAGCCCAAGTCTGTGAAAAAGGATAACCCTGCTAAATCCCCCAAAAGTTCGACTAAATCTACCAAAATGTCTTCAAGCACAGCTTCCAAAAGAGGTGCTTCTGGTGCTGCTTCGCTAGCATCACCTAAGATACAAAAATTGGAAAAGAATAAAAAGCAACAAGAAG GTAGCCATTTCGATGTAGATTTGATGCATAGGAAAGCGGAGGTGAAGGCTATAATCACCGATGTAATAAATACCATGAGTGATGAGGAAGAAGGGGATGACCCTGAGGCtggggatgaagatgatgaagagaAAAATCAAG ATCTTGTTCTAAAGAAAAAAGAGAAGCCCAAGTCTGTGAAAAAGGATAACCCTGCTAAATCCCCCAAAAGTTCGACTAAATCTACCAAAATGTCTTCAAGCACAGCTTCCAAAAGAGGTGCTTCTGGTGCTGCTTGGCTAGCATCACCTAAGATACAAAAATTGGAAAAGAATAAAAAGCAACAAGAAG GTAGCCATTTCAATGTAGATTTGATGCATAGGAAAGCGGAGGTGAAGGCTATAATCACCGATGTAATAAATACCATGAGTGATGAGGAAGAAGGGGATGACCCTGAGGTtggggatgaagatgatgaagagaAAAATCAAGGTGATGATAGTGATGCTTAG